CGGTAGAGGATATTGTCGGTGTTCACCGGCCCATCGTTGCGATGGCCAAAGAGTTTCCGCCCGGACATTTGATCCCTTACCACCGACACTCGCGAGCGCAGTTATTGTACGCGTCATCAGGGGTGATGACTGTCAAAACCCATAAGGGTATTTGGGTGGTCCCACCGCTCCGAGCCGTATGGATACCGGCCCATACCCGTCATCAAATTGAGATATTCGGCCGTTTGTCCATGCGAACTTTATATATTGATCCGACCTTTTTCGCCGGCCCATCTGCTGGCTGCTGCGTGCTCGCCGTACCTCCTTTGCTGAAAGAACTTATACTGCATGCTATAAGTCTGCCGAGGCTTTATCCATTAGGGGGACCGGAAGAACGGTTGCTGATGGTGATACTGGATCAAATCCGAAGTATGAGAATTGCCCCGTTGGAACTTCCCATCCCGGAAGATGCCAGGTTAAAGAAGATATACAAACGCCTTTCCAGTAATCCAGGGAATAATCGGACATTGGAGGATTGGGGGAAAATAGTGGGCGCCACCGGACGAACATTAGCCCGGCACTTTCGCTTGGAAACAGGAATGAGTTTTGGCCAGTGGCGGCAACAGATTAGGATCCTGGAAGCGCTAAAACGACTGGGCATGAAAGAACCGGTCACAACGGTAGCCATCGATCTTGGATACGATAGCCCGAGTGCTTTTATTTCCATGTTTAAAAAAGCGCTGGGTAAAACACCGGGGCAATATTTCACTGAGTGAATCAGTAGCCTCAATATACCAGGGGACTATTGCCAAAATCTCACTATATTCCGTCGAAACTGAAATAACGCACACCGCAGATGGTATTGCTCGATTCTGTCTGCGTCAGGCGGACGCTGTTAATTTCGGAACCCACTATACTGTTTGCCATAAATATGTTCCGTTTTAAATGAGGAAACTGTCTGAGTGTATTAGAGATGGTTAAGAAAGAACTATGATGGAATATGGTCAATTTATTAAAATAGTTCTCATAGCAAAACTTTAGTAATATAGTCAGTCTGTTCTTTCTTTATCATCTCTTATATACGAGTTTTTCATCGTTTAAAACGGAAGATATTTATGGCAATTACTATAATATTAAACAAGGAGGAAATGATGGAAAATTTAGTTCTTAGAGAAAAACAAGGCCATATCGGGTTGGTGACCTTAAATCGACCTGATGAAAT
This genomic stretch from Thermodesulfobacteriota bacterium harbors:
- a CDS encoding helix-turn-helix transcriptional regulator produces the protein MIDHSLKRCYLTCAMETKYTSKRTKSTSPDPVEDIVGVHRPIVAMAKEFPPGHLIPYHRHSRAQLLYASSGVMTVKTHKGIWVVPPLRAVWIPAHTRHQIEIFGRLSMRTLYIDPTFFAGPSAGCCVLAVPPLLKELILHAISLPRLYPLGGPEERLLMVILDQIRSMRIAPLELPIPEDARLKKIYKRLSSNPGNNRTLEDWGKIVGATGRTLARHFRLETGMSFGQWRQQIRILEALKRLGMKEPVTTVAIDLGYDSPSAFISMFKKALGKTPGQYFTE